From Spartinivicinus ruber, the proteins below share one genomic window:
- a CDS encoding polyprenyl synthetase family protein: MSQANLLKRIYQTVKQDFSGVNDQIISQLHSDVSLVDKISHYITEAGGKRLRPLLVLLSAKACQYQQQDHIPLAAIIEFLHTATLLHDDVVDTSKLRRGRATVNAIWGNAPSVLVGDFLYSRAFQMMVKLGNLQIMRVLADATNVIAEGEVMQLMNIGNAATTEADYLEVIRCKTAMLFEASSQTAAILANSSTEQENNLRQYGYHLGMAFQLIDDVLDFQGSVEEMGKNVGDDLAEGKPTLPLIHTIESGSSDDAKLVKDAIENPSQLDLEAVISAVKRSGALAYTQSLAEQQADLAIKCITDLPDSEHKQAMVELAHFSVNRSY; this comes from the coding sequence ATGTCTCAGGCCAACCTACTAAAGCGTATTTATCAGACTGTAAAACAAGACTTCAGTGGTGTTAACGATCAAATTATCAGCCAGCTGCACTCCGATGTCAGCCTGGTAGATAAAATCAGCCACTATATAACTGAAGCAGGCGGAAAACGCCTAAGACCATTATTAGTGCTGTTATCAGCAAAAGCCTGTCAGTATCAGCAGCAGGATCATATTCCCCTTGCAGCGATTATTGAGTTTTTGCATACCGCAACCTTACTTCATGACGATGTTGTTGATACATCTAAACTTCGCCGTGGCCGAGCAACCGTGAATGCCATATGGGGAAACGCTCCCAGTGTATTGGTAGGCGATTTTCTTTATTCAAGAGCATTTCAGATGATGGTTAAGCTTGGCAACCTGCAAATCATGCGGGTGTTAGCTGATGCCACTAATGTAATCGCTGAAGGTGAAGTGATGCAGCTAATGAATATTGGTAATGCGGCCACCACTGAAGCAGATTACTTAGAAGTCATTCGCTGCAAAACCGCTATGCTATTTGAAGCCTCTTCACAAACAGCAGCAATTCTCGCTAATAGCTCAACAGAACAGGAAAATAACTTACGTCAGTATGGCTATCACTTAGGTATGGCGTTTCAGTTAATTGATGATGTGCTGGATTTTCAGGGTAGTGTAGAAGAGATGGGTAAGAATGTTGGCGATGATCTTGCCGAGGGCAAACCAACTCTACCACTTATTCATACAATTGAGTCCGGCTCCTCTGATGATGCCAAATTAGTGAAAGATGCGATTGAAAACCCTAGCCAACTTGACTTAGAAGCTGTTATCTCAGCAGTTAAACGTAGTGGTGCGCTGGCTTATACCCAGTCTCTTGCTGAACAGCAAGCAGACCTAGCCATTAAGTGTATTACAGACTTACCAGACTCTGAGCACAAGCAAGCTATGGTTGAGCTAGCTCACTTTTCTGTGAATAGAAGTTACTAG
- a CDS encoding flavodoxin, with amino-acid sequence MLTIGLFYGSSLGNTEAVATKIQQGLAGLAEVVLHDIVESTPETFDPYDFLIMGIPTWDFGELQSDYEDQWEMLQQVDFSGKIIALFGLGDQFGYADYFLDAMGALHELITLQGGITVSEWPVSGYDFEASKALTEDGEHFVGLALDEDQQFELTDERIAGWLKLVKQDFGLQDSGTAVG; translated from the coding sequence GTGCTCACGATTGGACTGTTTTACGGTAGTAGCCTGGGAAATACTGAGGCGGTTGCCACTAAAATCCAGCAAGGGTTAGCAGGGCTTGCAGAGGTGGTATTACACGATATTGTCGAGTCAACGCCAGAAACCTTTGATCCTTATGACTTTTTGATTATGGGTATTCCTACCTGGGACTTTGGTGAGTTGCAAAGCGACTATGAAGATCAGTGGGAAATGCTCCAGCAGGTTGACTTCTCTGGCAAAATTATAGCGCTATTTGGCCTGGGAGATCAGTTTGGTTATGCCGACTATTTTCTTGATGCTATGGGAGCATTGCATGAGCTGATTACCTTGCAGGGAGGAATTACCGTTTCTGAGTGGCCTGTCAGTGGGTATGACTTTGAAGCATCCAAAGCATTGACTGAAGATGGAGAGCATTTTGTTGGGTTGGCTTTGGATGAGGACCAGCAATTCGAGTTAACTGATGAGCGAATTGCTGGCTGGTTGAAGCTGGTCAAGCAAGACTTTGGTTTGCAGGATTCAGGCACGGCAGTTGGTTAA